The following coding sequences are from one Nodosilinea sp. FACHB-141 window:
- a CDS encoding pentapeptide repeat-containing protein — MAQTSPSQPISAQVSVARVQGRLSVPHSLLLRRLAAWGLEVGLLVGSIALPWGAGELVRRHSTAELVPVNSAVTVTQSAIARPLGLSRQRLVTEVPPLTNVLWFSTLVLPGVFVGTQLYGLATRGKTWPKGWLGIQVVANDRPLPSARKVLVRELGRWGLPTVVAYGIWLGSGAFPSLPWLGGLTLVCGLGAGAIGQTSRSRWTWYDCLARTRVVLLRGGQIPTRYHPASDSQNNGSLNGDASASPMSLSLARLTPEEYSGLRAIVLSPAESAAVLWSQGWRRHIPVISALAGVVVLGGLGAVWLDRRLPEANQGDALFLALVENLSRNATSFSDRQAAALALASSQDSRAIPLLVDMLAQTSDPDLLNTLQQALITLGPPAIPHLQRLNLALANDLLSLPPEQRLLPQLRQRTVKQTLTKILVLHSGNLNQIDLSGTSLSYIIESPDAFTMVLEQQHLAGITWRNAVLSGARMRKAKLFDVGADGRQDTFDDWTTDFSGSDLTEVSLVAAHLRHTVFRNTSLLRANLSNSLATYADFSGANASSAWFIAADVSHGKFDGTSLVGADLTDANLTQASLVDARLRQAYLAGATLTSADLTRADLADANLSEADLTAADLRQANLTQGQLQGADLSQANLEGANLAGANLEGAVLKKANLAGVNLAGAQFFTPERSQEDAFVTTIVAPETTELLVGVDFSQALNLEGEQLEYICGQGGIHPACRSEF, encoded by the coding sequence ATGGCGCAGACTTCTCCTTCTCAGCCGATTTCAGCTCAGGTGTCTGTCGCTCGGGTACAGGGGCGGTTATCAGTACCTCACAGTTTGTTGCTGCGGCGACTGGCGGCTTGGGGGCTAGAGGTGGGGCTGCTGGTGGGGAGTATAGCGCTTCCCTGGGGAGCAGGAGAGTTGGTCCGTCGGCATTCTACCGCAGAGCTAGTGCCTGTAAATTCGGCGGTAACGGTGACCCAAAGCGCGATTGCCCGTCCATTGGGACTATCGCGCCAGCGTTTAGTGACGGAGGTGCCGCCTCTGACCAATGTGCTGTGGTTTAGCACATTGGTGTTGCCAGGGGTCTTTGTGGGCACTCAACTCTATGGTCTGGCGACCCGGGGTAAAACTTGGCCGAAGGGCTGGTTAGGAATACAGGTGGTGGCGAACGATCGCCCCTTACCCAGTGCCCGCAAGGTCTTAGTGCGAGAGCTAGGTCGCTGGGGGTTGCCCACAGTAGTGGCCTATGGAATTTGGCTTGGTAGCGGAGCGTTTCCTAGTTTGCCTTGGCTCGGTGGGCTGACTCTTGTCTGTGGATTGGGGGCAGGGGCTATTGGGCAGACTAGCCGTTCGCGGTGGACCTGGTATGACTGCCTGGCGCGCACTCGGGTTGTGCTGTTGCGGGGCGGGCAGATACCGACTCGGTATCATCCTGCATCTGATAGCCAAAACAACGGTTCCTTGAATGGAGATGCTTCAGCCTCGCCGATGTCGTTGTCCCTAGCGAGACTGACTCCAGAAGAATATAGCGGTCTCAGGGCCATTGTGCTGTCTCCGGCTGAGTCAGCAGCGGTATTGTGGAGCCAAGGCTGGCGGCGGCATATACCTGTGATTAGCGCCCTGGCTGGGGTGGTTGTGCTGGGTGGTTTGGGAGCTGTATGGCTAGATCGACGGTTACCTGAGGCCAATCAAGGAGATGCGTTATTTTTGGCCCTGGTGGAAAACCTCAGCCGCAATGCCACCTCGTTTAGCGATCGCCAGGCAGCCGCCTTGGCGCTAGCCAGCAGCCAGGATAGCCGTGCCATACCGCTACTAGTGGACATGCTAGCTCAGACTAGTGACCCTGACTTACTCAATACCTTGCAGCAGGCTTTAATTACCCTGGGACCACCGGCTATTCCTCACCTGCAGCGGCTCAACCTAGCTCTAGCCAACGATCTGTTATCGCTACCGCCTGAGCAACGGCTGCTGCCACAGCTGCGACAGCGCACGGTGAAGCAAACTTTGACTAAAATTTTGGTGCTACACAGCGGCAATCTCAACCAAATTGACCTCAGCGGCACCAGTTTGAGTTACATAATTGAAAGCCCCGACGCGTTTACCATGGTGTTGGAGCAGCAGCATTTGGCGGGGATTACCTGGCGCAACGCCGTGCTTTCGGGGGCGAGAATGCGCAAGGCCAAGCTTTTCGATGTGGGGGCGGATGGTCGCCAAGACACCTTTGACGATTGGACAACTGACTTTAGTGGCTCAGATCTAACAGAAGTCAGTCTAGTGGCTGCTCATCTGCGCCATACGGTGTTTCGCAATACCAGCCTGCTGCGGGCCAACTTGAGCAACTCCCTGGCGACCTATGCCGATTTCTCTGGGGCCAATGCGAGTAGCGCCTGGTTTATTGCTGCGGATGTTAGCCACGGCAAGTTTGACGGCACCAGTTTGGTAGGGGCAGATTTGACCGACGCCAACTTGACCCAGGCCAGCCTTGTAGATGCTCGCCTGCGGCAGGCTTATCTGGCTGGGGCTACGCTAACCTCTGCGGATCTAACCCGAGCGGATTTGGCCGACGCTAATCTGAGCGAGGCAGACCTAACGGCAGCTGATCTGCGCCAGGCTAACCTTACCCAGGGCCAACTGCAAGGGGCTGACCTGAGCCAGGCCAACCTGGAGGGAGCAAATCTGGCAGGGGCTAACTTGGAGGGCGCGGTTTTGAAAAAGGCGAACCTGGCTGGGGTAAATCTGGCTGGGGCACAATTTTTTACGCCGGAGCGATCGCAGGAAGATGCGTTTGTGACCACCATCGTGGCGCCAGAAACCACCGAACTGCTGGTGGGAGTAGACTTTTCTCAAGCATTAAATCTTGAGGGTGAGCAGCTAGAGTATATCTGTGGTCAGGGGGGCATTCACCCTGCGTGCCGGTCTGAGTTTTAG
- a CDS encoding DUF565 domain-containing protein: protein MQRTRLSTLIDDLGDQFSQWLINPWRRVSLVLLSLLLGYFFTVSLAAIAGQAAAQDTVVSAFLVLAAELISWLVYSRRWRDPALVKPVPKPVWLDCINGFKIGAIYAVSVEAFKLAS, encoded by the coding sequence ATGCAGCGCACCCGTTTAAGTACCCTGATTGACGACCTGGGTGATCAGTTTAGTCAGTGGCTAATTAACCCCTGGCGGCGGGTATCACTAGTGTTGCTGAGCCTGCTGCTAGGCTACTTCTTTACGGTGTCTCTGGCGGCGATCGCCGGTCAAGCCGCTGCGCAAGATACCGTTGTCTCAGCGTTTTTAGTGCTGGCGGCAGAGCTGATCAGCTGGCTCGTGTATAGTCGTCGCTGGCGCGACCCGGCCTTAGTAAAACCAGTGCCTAAACCAGTTTGGTTAGACTGCATCAACGGCTTCAAAATTGGAGCAATTTATGCCGTGAGCGTGGAGGCCTTTAAGCTGGCTAGTTAG
- a CDS encoding bifunctional 4-hydroxy-2-oxoglutarate aldolase/2-dehydro-3-deoxy-phosphogluconate aldolase, which produces MDRNAFLALLRQHRAIAVIRSPDLNQGLAMAEAAVTGGIRLIEITWNSWRPEDLVSKLRYRLPHCTIGIGTALSQADLKAAMDAGAQFCFCPHTDSAIIELAQEMKIPIVPGALTPNEVVTAWQAGATAVKVFPINAVGGASYICSFQGPLAHIPLIPTGGVTVENARDMLRAGAIAVGLSTSLFPKAAVAEQDWAAITTLAAQLVDTLAITDSSF; this is translated from the coding sequence ATGGACAGAAATGCTTTTTTGGCCCTGTTGCGACAGCACCGGGCGATCGCCGTTATCCGCTCCCCTGATCTCAATCAGGGACTGGCTATGGCAGAAGCCGCCGTCACCGGAGGTATCCGCCTGATCGAGATTACCTGGAATAGCTGGCGTCCTGAGGACCTAGTCAGCAAGCTCAGATACCGATTACCCCACTGCACCATCGGTATCGGCACTGCCCTATCTCAAGCCGATCTAAAAGCCGCTATGGACGCTGGGGCGCAGTTTTGCTTTTGTCCTCATACCGATTCGGCAATTATTGAGCTGGCCCAAGAGATGAAAATTCCTATTGTGCCAGGTGCTCTCACGCCTAACGAAGTTGTCACCGCCTGGCAGGCCGGAGCAACAGCCGTAAAGGTGTTTCCGATCAACGCCGTGGGGGGGGCCAGCTACATCTGTAGCTTCCAGGGTCCGCTGGCTCACATTCCGCTCATTCCTACCGGTGGGGTAACCGTTGAAAATGCCAGGGATATGCTGAGGGCAGGAGCGATCGCCGTAGGCCTTTCCACCAGCCTGTTCCCCAAAGCTGCCGTAGCTGAGCAAGACTGGGCGGCAATTACAACTCTGGCAGCTCAGTTGGTGGATACCCTAGCCATTACAGACTCCTCGTTCTAA
- a CDS encoding ABC transporter permease produces the protein MQKRSLTYYLLLAFFCLFVLFLYGPMITIFMLSMQGPDGGLTFPMRGLSFYWLGQVFQEQRVGNFIEPFVRSLILGAAVMAITIAASVLASMGFRQRFKGSTVIFYMTIASLIVPSILVSLGIGVVFQVMGWPTNWFTSGLGAHLTWTLPIAFLIMLGIFNRFNPSYEEAARDLGATDSKTFWEIVMPLIAPSLLGVGLLTFTLSYDEFTRTSLVSGQSNTLPLEIFGMTTNVTSPALYALGTLTTIFSASLILIAFFAYNAVVRRQRGKA, from the coding sequence ATGCAAAAACGTTCACTGACTTATTACCTGCTGCTAGCGTTCTTCTGCCTATTCGTGCTGTTTCTCTACGGCCCGATGATCACCATTTTTATGTTGTCCATGCAGGGGCCAGATGGCGGGCTGACCTTCCCGATGAGAGGCTTGAGTTTTTATTGGCTGGGGCAGGTGTTTCAAGAGCAGCGAGTGGGCAATTTTATTGAGCCCTTTGTGCGATCGCTCATTCTAGGCGCAGCCGTCATGGCGATCACCATTGCCGCCTCGGTGCTTGCCAGCATGGGCTTTCGCCAGCGGTTTAAGGGCTCTACGGTGATTTTCTACATGACCATCGCCAGTCTGATCGTGCCAAGCATCCTCGTTTCCCTGGGTATTGGGGTCGTGTTTCAGGTAATGGGTTGGCCCACCAACTGGTTTACCTCCGGCCTGGGGGCCCACCTAACCTGGACTTTGCCCATTGCCTTTTTGATTATGTTGGGCATCTTCAACCGCTTTAACCCCTCCTACGAAGAGGCTGCCCGTGATCTGGGAGCTACCGACTCTAAGACCTTCTGGGAAATTGTGATGCCCTTGATTGCCCCCAGCTTGCTGGGAGTAGGGCTGCTCACCTTCACCCTCTCCTACGACGAATTTACCCGAACATCACTGGTGTCGGGTCAGAGCAACACTCTGCCGCTGGAAATCTTCGGGATGACCACCAACGTTACCTCGCCTGCCCTTTACGCTTTGGGCACGTTGACGACCATCTTCTCGGCGTCGCTGATTTTGATTGCCTTCTTTGCCTACAACGCTGTGGTCAGGCGGCAGCGGGGCAAGGCCTAG
- a CDS encoding ABC transporter permease yields the protein MSETWKALKPYALITPQTLVFLLFLVFPILMIGVVSFWEFNGYSMTPAFTLANYQGILTDVTFKTYLNTFKFLGMVWLATLLIGYPVAYFLAFHVPKLEWQILLFLVCTIPFWTSNIIRMISWVPLLGREGLVNQMFMGVGLIQQPMEFLLYSDFAVVLGMVHLYIIFMIAPIFNSLMRIERSLVTAAEDLGASGLQVFKEVILPLSAPGIAIGSIFIVTLVMGEFVTVRLMGGGQSASVGKLIQTQIGSLQYPLAAANAIVLLAVTMLIIVSILRVLDIRKEL from the coding sequence ATGTCTGAAACCTGGAAAGCCCTCAAGCCCTACGCGCTAATTACGCCTCAGACGTTGGTATTTCTGCTGTTTCTAGTGTTCCCCATTCTCATGATTGGGGTAGTAAGTTTTTGGGAGTTCAACGGCTACTCAATGACTCCAGCCTTTACCCTGGCTAACTACCAGGGCATTTTGACCGACGTTACCTTTAAGACCTATCTAAATACGTTTAAGTTTTTGGGAATGGTGTGGCTAGCAACGCTCTTGATTGGCTACCCAGTGGCCTATTTCTTGGCGTTCCATGTGCCTAAGCTAGAGTGGCAAATTTTGCTGTTCCTGGTCTGCACGATTCCGTTTTGGACCTCAAACATCATTCGGATGATCTCGTGGGTGCCGCTGCTGGGGCGGGAGGGATTGGTCAACCAAATGTTTATGGGTGTTGGACTGATTCAGCAGCCGATGGAGTTTCTGCTCTACTCCGATTTTGCGGTGGTGCTGGGTATGGTGCACCTCTACATCATTTTTATGATTGCGCCCATTTTTAACAGTTTGATGCGAATCGAGCGCTCCTTAGTAACTGCAGCTGAAGACCTCGGCGCTTCTGGCCTGCAGGTTTTTAAGGAAGTGATTTTGCCGCTATCGGCACCGGGCATTGCGATCGGCTCAATCTTCATTGTCACGTTAGTAATGGGCGAGTTTGTGACCGTTCGCCTCATGGGGGGCGGGCAGTCAGCATCGGTTGGCAAGCTGATTCAGACCCAGATTGGTAGTTTGCAGTATCCCTTGGCGGCGGCTAATGCGATCGTGCTGTTAGCCGTGACCATGCTGATCATCGTCTCGATTCTACGCGTGCTAGATATTCGTAAGGAGCTGTAG
- a CDS encoding PotD/PotF family extracellular solute-binding protein, with amino-acid sequence MGKFSRRQVIRTSLAAGAFLTATRCAAPSGTPNNPATGPQVNTNQSKDVTLRLIGTGVSQINDIRDKAQEDLGFKFDMRALSTEENNQIAITQPGQYDIFDGEYFSLPLVVPSGNLQPIDIKRITNYDKIVSFFRTGEFKGMPVEKSQGTAPFKVQYLAGADSKEFSDTPTDYATLIPFQYNADTLGYRPDLVGRTIESWGELFNEEFKGKTSILDIPQIGIMDAAMVAESLGLMTFADKGNMTKAEIDQIIEILKEQKANGQFRAFWKTFDESVNLMSSGEVVLQSMWSPAVTAVQSQGTECIYAPLKEGYRGWGGGIGLSKNLEGVNLDAAYEYINWMLDGWVGAFLGRQGYYSAAPETARKFMSTSEWDFWYEGKPAAEDIVDPFGKTLAKAGAARDGGSFDERFGNIVCWNSTMEENTYLVQKWNEFIAS; translated from the coding sequence ATGGGTAAGTTTTCTCGCCGCCAAGTGATTCGCACCAGCCTCGCCGCTGGCGCTTTCCTGACCGCCACCCGCTGCGCCGCGCCCTCAGGCACCCCCAATAACCCGGCCACCGGCCCCCAGGTCAACACCAACCAAAGCAAGGATGTAACCCTGCGGCTAATCGGTACCGGCGTGTCGCAAATCAATGACATTCGAGACAAGGCCCAGGAAGACCTGGGCTTTAAGTTCGACATGCGGGCCCTCAGCACTGAAGAAAACAACCAGATTGCCATCACCCAGCCCGGCCAATACGACATCTTTGATGGTGAGTACTTCAGCCTGCCCTTAGTAGTGCCCTCGGGTAATCTTCAGCCCATCGACATTAAGCGCATCACCAACTACGACAAGATTGTGTCCTTTTTCAGAACCGGCGAGTTCAAAGGCATGCCGGTCGAAAAATCTCAGGGTACCGCTCCTTTCAAGGTGCAATACCTTGCGGGTGCCGACTCCAAAGAGTTTTCTGACACCCCCACCGACTACGCCACCCTGATTCCCTTCCAGTACAACGCCGACACCTTGGGCTATCGCCCTGACCTGGTAGGTCGAACCATTGAGAGCTGGGGCGAGCTGTTCAACGAAGAATTTAAGGGCAAAACCTCCATTCTCGACATTCCGCAAATCGGCATTATGGATGCGGCTATGGTGGCCGAGTCACTCGGCCTCATGACCTTTGCCGACAAGGGCAACATGACCAAGGCCGAAATTGACCAAATCATCGAGATTCTCAAAGAGCAAAAGGCCAACGGCCAATTCCGCGCTTTTTGGAAGACCTTTGACGAATCAGTCAACCTGATGAGCTCTGGGGAAGTGGTGCTGCAATCGATGTGGTCGCCAGCGGTGACAGCGGTGCAGTCCCAGGGCACTGAGTGCATCTACGCTCCCCTCAAGGAGGGCTATCGGGGCTGGGGCGGCGGCATTGGCCTCTCCAAAAACCTGGAGGGTGTAAACCTCGATGCCGCTTACGAGTACATCAACTGGATGCTCGACGGCTGGGTGGGCGCTTTCCTCGGACGCCAAGGCTATTACAGCGCCGCCCCCGAGACCGCCCGCAAGTTCATGTCTACCTCGGAATGGGATTTTTGGTACGAAGGCAAGCCCGCCGCCGAAGACATCGTTGACCCCTTTGGTAAAACCCTTGCCAAGGCCGGTGCGGCCCGCGACGGTGGCTCCTTCGACGAGCGCTTTGGCAACATCGTCTGCTGGAACTCGACCATGGAAGAAAACACCTATCTGGTGCAGAAGTGGAACGAGTTTATCGCGTCGTAG
- a CDS encoding ABC transporter ATP-binding protein — translation MQDIQIEPVLTVEAVPEVLQADAKGVSLRDVTKKYGSFAAVQNITLDIPAGSYTCLLGPSGCGKTTTMRMIAGHEDISEGDIYIGETRINDIPATQRNTAMMFQNYALFPHKTVWDNVDFGLKMGGMTKAERQHRVGEMLEVVGLSGFSDRKPAQLSGGQQQRVALARALVTRPQVLMLDEPLSALDESLRVKTRGELRKLQRQFGMTFIQVTHNQDEAYSLSDQIVVMDHGRVDQVGTPAEIFSKPLSKFVARFTGDNNIFPGTVTSAVQDTNGQLIQLDIPSLGTLLCLGDYAQVGTEAACCIRADLMQIKSLADAETSACSPATNRLTARITAVEFTGYVTRVSLVLERSGVEVLYKARTPDWLTTTFTEGQVVVLDWAAADCVFLPH, via the coding sequence ATGCAAGACATTCAAATTGAACCTGTGCTTACCGTTGAAGCAGTGCCTGAGGTGCTTCAGGCAGACGCCAAGGGTGTTTCCCTGCGAGATGTGACTAAGAAATACGGCTCGTTTGCAGCGGTTCAAAACATTACTCTTGATATTCCCGCCGGTTCATATACCTGTTTGCTAGGCCCTAGCGGCTGTGGCAAAACCACCACCATGCGCATGATCGCGGGCCACGAAGATATTTCTGAGGGCGACATCTATATCGGTGAAACGCGCATCAACGACATTCCGGCCACCCAGCGCAACACCGCCATGATGTTTCAAAACTACGCGCTGTTCCCCCACAAAACCGTATGGGATAACGTCGATTTTGGCCTCAAAATGGGCGGCATGACCAAAGCCGAGCGGCAGCACCGCGTCGGAGAAATGTTGGAGGTGGTGGGGTTGAGTGGGTTTAGCGATCGCAAACCCGCTCAGCTCAGCGGCGGCCAACAGCAGCGAGTCGCCCTTGCCCGCGCCTTAGTCACTCGCCCCCAGGTGCTTATGCTCGACGAACCCCTCAGCGCCCTCGACGAATCGCTGCGGGTTAAAACTCGCGGCGAGCTGCGCAAGCTCCAGCGCCAGTTCGGCATGACCTTCATTCAGGTCACCCACAACCAGGACGAGGCCTACTCCCTCTCCGACCAAATTGTGGTGATGGATCACGGCCGCGTCGATCAAGTCGGCACCCCAGCCGAGATCTTCTCTAAGCCTCTGTCCAAGTTTGTGGCCCGCTTTACCGGCGACAACAACATCTTCCCCGGCACCGTCACCAGCGCCGTGCAAGACACCAACGGCCAGCTGATTCAGCTCGACATTCCCTCCCTAGGCACCCTGCTGTGCCTCGGCGACTACGCCCAGGTAGGAACTGAAGCCGCCTGCTGCATCCGCGCCGATCTCATGCAGATCAAATCCCTCGCCGACGCCGAAACGTCAGCCTGCAGCCCGGCCACCAACCGCCTCACCGCCCGCATTACCGCCGTAGAGTTCACTGGCTACGTCACCCGCGTTTCCCTAGTGCTCGAGCGCAGCGGTGTAGAAGTGCTGTACAAGGCCCGCACCCCCGACTGGCTCACCACCACCTTTACCGAAGGGCAGGTGGTCGTACTCGACTGGGCCGCCGCCGACTGCGTTTTTCTGCCCCACTAG
- the ptsP gene encoding phosphoenolpyruvate--protein phosphotransferase encodes MINLTPEDVRLKATAHSKKDAIRQVGELLVNRGRIQPGYVDSMQMRETQANTYLGNSIAIPHGQPAQRDLIVTTGIAVLQIPAGVEWNPGEVVRLVVGIAAKSDEHLQILTNLTHVLDDPAAVQALVDTEDAQVICDRLTGKSSSSSKGLDTEGFDQFFDVTIDAPTGLHARPATVFADLAKSFSAEVRVRYGDQVANGKSLMSLLKLGVERDGMVRVLAKGSDATQALNALQQAVEDGLEEEEEVAASPALKLPALELESRSLSGVAASPGLAIAPLHRFHRTKLEFAETASDPTSEQDRLRDAIALADIDLTDLYTTIKERSGKAKAAIFQAHREFLADPELQQEALNQIPPNHSAPWAWQQVIETKAKELEALADPVLSGRAADVRDVGQRVLARLVGGGEAGSALPDHPVILIADDLTPSDTAGLDPEKIQGFCTAAGGATSHTAIIARSLNIPAVAGAGNGVMELREGAIAILDGDKGQLYAAPTEADLAKARQAQLDRAQLRDVEQQTRFQPAITTDGHRVEVVANIGGPAEAGPAVNAGGEGIGLLRTEFLFLNRSAAPTEEEQYDALRQMTQALNSLPLIVRTLDIGGDKHVPYLNQPVEENPFLGIRGVRLCLERTDLFETQLRAILRAARGGYIRIMFPMIATLEDIRAAKTVLESVRAAIDGPPVEVGMMVEVPSAVLMAAEFAQEVDFFSVGTNDLTQYLLAMDRGHPTLAKQADALHPAVLRAIYQTVQGAKLAGKWVGVCGGLAGEPQGAMILAGLGVKELSMDIPSIPKVKARLRGASMKQMKRLAQRAIACRTAEEVRAL; translated from the coding sequence ATGATTAACCTAACGCCGGAGGATGTGCGGCTGAAGGCCACGGCCCACAGCAAAAAAGACGCGATTCGGCAGGTGGGAGAGCTGTTGGTTAACCGTGGTCGCATTCAGCCGGGCTACGTGGACAGCATGCAGATGCGGGAGACCCAAGCCAACACCTACCTGGGTAACAGCATCGCCATTCCCCACGGACAGCCTGCTCAGCGCGACCTGATTGTGACGACAGGCATTGCGGTGCTGCAAATTCCCGCCGGGGTCGAGTGGAACCCCGGCGAGGTAGTGCGTTTGGTAGTGGGTATTGCGGCGAAGTCGGATGAGCACTTGCAGATTCTCACCAACCTGACCCACGTGCTGGATGACCCAGCGGCGGTGCAGGCGTTGGTGGATACGGAGGATGCTCAGGTAATTTGCGATCGCCTTACCGGCAAGTCATCCTCCAGCAGCAAAGGCCTCGACACCGAAGGCTTTGACCAGTTTTTCGATGTCACCATTGACGCGCCGACGGGTCTGCATGCTCGCCCCGCCACCGTGTTTGCGGATTTGGCGAAATCCTTTAGTGCCGAGGTGCGGGTGCGCTATGGCGACCAGGTAGCCAACGGCAAAAGCCTGATGTCGCTGCTGAAACTGGGGGTTGAGCGAGATGGCATGGTGCGGGTGTTAGCTAAGGGCAGTGATGCCACCCAGGCGTTGAACGCTTTGCAGCAGGCGGTCGAAGACGGGTTGGAGGAAGAAGAGGAAGTAGCGGCCAGTCCGGCTTTGAAGCTACCGGCGCTGGAGCTAGAAAGTCGTTCTCTGTCTGGGGTGGCGGCGTCGCCAGGGCTGGCGATCGCGCCCTTGCACCGCTTCCACCGTACCAAGCTAGAGTTTGCCGAAACCGCTAGTGACCCAACCTCAGAGCAGGATCGCCTAAGGGATGCGATCGCCCTCGCTGATATTGATTTAACCGATCTCTACACCACCATCAAAGAGCGATCGGGCAAGGCCAAGGCCGCAATCTTTCAGGCCCATCGCGAGTTTTTGGCCGATCCAGAGCTTCAGCAAGAGGCGCTAAACCAAATTCCGCCCAACCACAGCGCGCCTTGGGCTTGGCAGCAGGTAATCGAAACCAAGGCAAAAGAATTAGAGGCGTTAGCCGATCCGGTCTTGTCGGGTCGGGCAGCAGATGTGCGGGATGTGGGACAGCGGGTGCTGGCGCGGCTGGTGGGCGGGGGTGAGGCTGGATCAGCTCTGCCGGATCATCCTGTAATTTTGATTGCTGATGACCTGACGCCTTCAGATACTGCCGGGCTGGATCCAGAGAAGATTCAAGGATTCTGCACGGCGGCGGGTGGGGCGACCTCGCACACGGCAATCATTGCGCGGTCGCTGAACATTCCCGCTGTGGCTGGAGCAGGTAATGGAGTGATGGAGTTGCGGGAGGGTGCGATCGCCATTCTCGATGGCGACAAGGGCCAGCTCTATGCCGCTCCAACGGAAGCGGATCTGGCGAAGGCGAGGCAGGCCCAATTGGACCGCGCTCAGCTCCGCGATGTTGAGCAGCAAACCCGCTTCCAGCCCGCTATCACCACCGACGGCCATCGGGTCGAGGTGGTCGCCAACATCGGCGGGCCAGCGGAAGCCGGTCCTGCCGTGAATGCCGGGGGCGAAGGGATTGGGCTGCTGCGGACGGAATTCCTCTTCTTGAACCGCAGCGCTGCCCCTACCGAAGAGGAGCAGTACGACGCGCTCCGCCAGATGACCCAGGCCCTCAACAGTCTGCCGCTGATCGTGCGCACGCTAGATATTGGCGGCGATAAGCATGTGCCCTACCTAAACCAGCCGGTGGAAGAAAACCCCTTCCTCGGCATTCGCGGCGTGCGGCTGTGCCTAGAGCGCACTGATTTGTTTGAGACTCAACTACGCGCAATTCTGCGGGCGGCTCGTGGCGGATACATCCGCATCATGTTCCCCATGATTGCCACGCTAGAAGATATTCGAGCTGCGAAGACGGTGTTGGAGTCAGTGCGGGCGGCGATCGATGGCCCGCCCGTGGAAGTCGGCATGATGGTCGAGGTGCCCAGCGCCGTGCTGATGGCGGCGGAGTTTGCTCAAGAAGTCGACTTCTTCTCGGTGGGCACCAATGACCTGACCCAGTACCTCTTGGCGATGGATCGGGGTCACCCCACGTTGGCCAAGCAGGCCGATGCCCTGCACCCCGCTGTGCTGCGGGCGATCTATCAAACTGTGCAGGGGGCCAAGCTGGCCGGTAAGTGGGTCGGCGTCTGCGGCGGCCTGGCCGGAGAGCCCCAGGGCGCGATGATTCTTGCTGGACTAGGGGTGAAAGAGCTGAGCATGGATATCCCCAGCATTCCTAAAGTTAAAGCCCGGCTTCGGGGCGCGTCGATGAAGCAGATGAAGCGGTTAGCTCAACGAGCGATCGCCTGTCGCACCGCCGAGGAGGTGAGAGCGCTATGA
- the pfkB gene encoding 1-phosphofructokinase, producing the protein MTHPPRTQRIATVTLNPAIDQTVSIPNFQADVVNRVDWKQDDAGGKGVNVASFLAEAGHRVRVTGFLGRQNSTLFKTLFLQKGIDDHFVYLPSETRVNIKIVDDAQGQVTDINYPGQSPTRQDVDGLRKVVQALAESCDWFVFSGSVPAGLSTDIYDELIGPLKAQGKTVILDTSGDALRFGLPGKPDLIKPNRVELEEVLNTRLESHGAIVAAARELIGSGIPYVVVSMGGEGALFIDRTQAFHAQPPAVEIKSTVGAGDAMVAGTVAGLLGGEPLRDCATLATAFSMGALGQIGPRLPPMKNIQAMRKLVTVQEVR; encoded by the coding sequence ATGACCCACCCCCCCAGAACGCAACGGATCGCTACGGTGACGCTGAATCCTGCGATCGACCAGACCGTCTCAATTCCCAACTTTCAGGCCGATGTGGTAAACCGGGTCGATTGGAAGCAGGATGACGCGGGTGGCAAAGGGGTGAATGTGGCTTCCTTTCTTGCCGAGGCGGGCCATAGGGTCAGGGTTACGGGCTTTTTAGGACGCCAGAACAGCACCCTGTTTAAGACACTTTTTCTCCAAAAGGGCATCGACGACCACTTCGTCTACCTGCCCAGTGAGACCCGCGTCAACATCAAAATTGTGGACGATGCCCAGGGGCAAGTCACCGACATCAACTACCCCGGCCAATCGCCTACCCGCCAAGATGTTGACGGCTTAAGAAAGGTAGTGCAGGCTTTAGCCGAGAGCTGCGACTGGTTCGTTTTTTCGGGCAGCGTGCCAGCGGGGCTATCTACCGACATCTATGACGAGCTGATTGGCCCCCTCAAAGCCCAGGGCAAAACCGTGATTCTCGACACCAGCGGCGATGCACTGCGCTTTGGCCTGCCAGGCAAACCCGACTTGATCAAACCCAACCGGGTGGAACTGGAGGAGGTGCTGAACACTCGTCTGGAGAGCCACGGTGCGATCGTCGCCGCTGCCCGTGAGCTGATTGGTTCGGGCATTCCCTACGTGGTGGTGTCGATGGGGGGGGAGGGCGCGTTGTTTATCGATCGCACCCAGGCCTTCCACGCTCAGCCCCCAGCGGTTGAGATTAAAAGCACCGTCGGTGCGGGGGATGCCATGGTGGCGGGTACGGTAGCAGGATTGCTGGGTGGCGAACCGCTGCGAGACTGCGCCACCCTAGCCACGGCCTTTTCCATGGGAGCGCTGGGTCAAATCGGCCCGCGGCTGCCGCCCATGAAAAACATTCAGGCGATGCGAAAACTTGTCACCGTGCAGGAGGTGAGGTGA